From Mobula hypostoma chromosome 27, sMobHyp1.1, whole genome shotgun sequence, a single genomic window includes:
- the bri3bp gene encoding BRI3-binding protein, translating into MARAVLLAALLLAALVSVDSAKARRASAHEKSNNFFRQVANGIYRNLVAVFGEQMVEAVYKFFSRATEQFVFGMDVLVETVWKIWSDLLEILGIDASNLHQYLNPATAVHHPSQVLLISVAVLLAYWFISMCLGLLFYMLRTVFGYFFWIARIIFFALACLYILQKNEGDPEGAVLPLCILVLTYVITGPVGFYWRRSGNHVEDKLEHLDGQIRLMNIRLNRVLEKLDQNAA; encoded by the exons ATGGCGAGAGCCGTGCTGCTGGCCGCGCTGCTTCTGGCAGCCCTCGTGTCCGTGGACTCGGCCAAGGCACGTCGGGCCTCCGCACACGAGAAGTCAAACAACTTTTTCAGGCAGGTGGCAAATGGCATCTACCGGAATCTGGTGGCCGTTTTCGGGGAACAGATGGTGGAGGCGGTGTACAAG TTTTTCTCCAGAGCAACTGAACAGTTTGTCTTTGGTATGGATGTGTTAGTGGAAACCGTGTGGAAAATATGGTCGGACCTCCTGGAaattcttggaattgatg CATCCAACCTGCACCAGTATCTGAATCCAGCGACTGCAGTTCACCACCCATCTCAAGTCCTCCTGATATCTGTCGCTGTGCTTTTAGCTTACTGGTTTATATCAATGTGTCTGGGACTTCTGTTTTATATGTTACGCACAGTATTTGGCTATTTTTTCTGGATTGCCCGAATCATCTTTTTTGCCCTTGCTTGTTTGTATATTCTGCAGAAGAATGAAGGTGACCCTGAAGGTGCAGTGCTCCCCCTTTGCATTCTAGTTTTGACATATGTTATAACTGGTCCAGTTGGCTTTTATTGGAGGAGAAGTGGTAATCATGTAGAAGATAAACTTGAACATCTTGATGGTCAAATCAGGCTCATGAACATTCGTCTTAATAGAGTCTTGGAAAAACTCGACCAAAATGCTGCTTAG